In the Drosophila virilis strain 15010-1051.87 chromosome 4, Dvir_AGI_RSII-ME, whole genome shotgun sequence genome, TATGTTGTGCGCTCCTTCCACCAGGCCGCTAAATACACGGATGTCGATCCCAAGGTTATTGTGCAGGGCCTGGACTTCCTtgcatctaagcagaaggatAACGGCGAGTTCCCCGAGGTGGGCAAGTTGTTTGACAATGCCAATCAGAATGCCTTGGGACTCACCTCCTTCGTGCTGATCGCGTTCTTCGAGAACGAAGTAAGTAAAGCCTTGTTCGTCTGAAAGTCTTAACATTACTAAACTCCACGATTTGCAGGAAGTCATATCAAAGTATCAAGAGACCATTGACAAGGCTCTGCAGTACGTTGCTCAAGAGGTGGACAAGACAGACGATCAATATTCCCTATCGATTTCGGCTGTTGCCCTGCAGTTAGCCAAGCATCCGCAGGCAAAGAAAATTTTGGCCAAGCTTCAGAGCGTCGCAAAACAGGAGGATGGTCGCAAGTGGTGGTCCAAGGCATCCGAAAAGCCCCTTACTGCCGCTGGTGGCTTAACCTATTGGCGTCCGAACAGCAATGATATCGAAATAACCTCTTATGTGTTGATGGCTTTGTTGGATGAAGAGCCGGCAGATGCCTCGCTGCCAATAATTAAGTGGCTGATTGCCCAGCGGAACAGCAATGGCGGCTTCACCTCCACGCAGGACACAGTCATCGGGCTGCAAGCCCTGACAAACTTTGCCTCCAAGACCGGATCTGGTACGGGTACGATTGATATTGACTTCGTTTCGGATAATGACAGCAAAGGCAATATTAAAGTGAATCCAGAAAATTCACTGGTACTCCAAAGCCATGTTTTGTCCAAGATGACACGTAATGTTAACTTCACTGCAAAGGGTCAGGGGTCGTCAATGGTTCAATTGTCCTACAGATATAATCTGGCTGAGAAGGATAAGAAGCCTAGCTTCAAGGTGACGCCTACTGTGAAGGATACACCCCTGCAGCAACTGACTCTGGAGGTGTGCGCCGAATACTTGCCTCTCGAAATGAACGACCAGCAGAAGGACTCTAACATGGTCGTTATGGAAATAGCTTTGCCTTCGGGCTATGTTGGCGACACGGATAGCTTTGAAAAAATTCAAGCCGTTGATCGAGTAAAGCGCATCGAAACAAAGAACGCGGATTCCATGGTGATTGTCTACTTCGACAGTTTGACACCGGGTGATGTGAAGTGTTTCCCTGTGGAAGGCGTTCGGGCGCATTCGGTAGCCAAACAAAAGCCTGCCGCCATTTCCCTATACGACTACTACGAGACGGATCGCCGTGCCACCGAGTACTATCATGTGAAGTCCTCACTGTGTGACATTTGTGAAGGTACCGATTGTGGTGAAGGAtgcaaaaaggaaaattaatATACAGTTGTTCATTGTCTAAATTGCTAGAATTCAAAGCAAAGACATGAATATCATACCCTTTAAGTGGAGCTCAATAAATgttcaataaaataatgtgcattattaattgtttatttagcatttatttatgttttaaacTAATGCATATACATCGCAGAAATAACGTACAATTTTCGGATTACGACTATCggctattaaaaaaatattctaaatttgcaacaaatttaaaaaatgtggtAACAGGTTGTCACATCACAATTGCTAAAATTGGATCGATCATGAACTCCACAAATTTGGAACTTCTGTTTACTATATCTCGGGTAAGTCAAGTACTtctcaaattaaataacattaattaaaagtgcaacaatttacagggtatacataaatattaaattaaatgaaaattgttgagAAGTTGTTATCATTGCAATAAGTACTACCGATTAGTAAATTCTTTAATCATAATCTTTATGGCTTGACATTTTTTACCCAACTGCTAGCCGAACTGCTAGAAATATTTCAGTTGGCCAACAAACTCCTAACGGCAAACATGAGGCTATACGCGTTATGTGCTGTAATCTTTTTTGTTGCCACAACCAATGCGGCAAGTCTTTTTCAAAAaccagaaattgaacaaaaagtGCGCTATGATAACTACAAggtttttaaaattaagtaCGAAACTGCAATGCAACGACAAAAGCTGCTcgatttaacaaaaatatatcagAGTGtaagtatttaaattttatatatttatttgtaagtatttaaataaatatgagcaACAacttcaatatttttatagttcAGATTGTGGCACGAGGATAGTTCGGAGTGTTATTTGATGGTCACGCCAAATGCATTGCCACTTTTCGAggaaacattaaaaataagtaatgCTAGTGCCGAGATCCTTATTTCAAATGTGCAGGAGTAAGTAGAAGAGAACTTGGGATTTAAATGGgatttttttgttcatttttaatattacttTTTAGTTTGATTGATCAAGAGAATGAAGCGGATACAAGGGCGTCTGATAAATTCGGTTGGACACGCTATAATAGCTTGGCTGAAATTGATGCTTGGCTGGATGAAATACTCGCTGTCTATCCGGTTGTTACTGAAGGGTTTGTGATCGGAAAATCATATGAGGGTCGTGACATACGCGGCATAAAGATCTCATACAAATCAGGAAACCCTGGAGTCTTCATCGAATCCAATATACATGCACGCGAATGGATAACCTCGGCCACGGCCACGTGGTTGATCAATGAGCTACTCAGCTCTAGCGATGATCTGGTGCGGGACCTGGCCGAAAGCCATGACTGGTATATTGTGCCGGTGCTAAATGTAGATGGATTTGTCTACACTCACGAAAAAGTAagtaaaattgaattatgagTAAAGATATTTACTTTACCAATTTGTACACAGGATCGTTTGTGGCGTAAGACACGTCAACCATCGAACATTTCCCAGTGCATTGGCGTTGATCCGAATCGCAACTACGACTCACATTGGATGGAGAATGGCGGCGCTTCGTCGGATCCCTGCAATGAGGCTTACGCTGGGCCGTATGCATTCTCGGAGCCGGAGACAAAGGCCTTGTCCGATTTTGTAGCCAGCATCAAGGATAAACTGAATATTATGATAGCCTTTCACTCCTATAGTCAACTCTTGTTATCACCTTATGGGCATACCAAAGACGAGGTCCCGGAGAACTACGATGACCTAATGCAAGTTGCCAAGGCCTATAGCGATACAGTTAAGGATCTGCCCTATGGCACAGTGTACAGATACGGTTCGTCAGCTGGCATTCTCTGtgagttatttaaaaatacatatagtTATTCGGCAATATAATAATACGATTAAATGTTAGATCCCGCCTCAGGCACCACTAGCGATTGGGCATACAACGAACAGGATGTCAAAATATCCTATACCATTGAGTTTCGTGACACCGGAAATTTCGGGTTTGTTTTACCACCTGCTTTCATAATACCCAATGCCGAAGAGGCATTAGTTGGTATAATTTCTCTACTAGCTGAATCAAAAAAGTTGGGTTACTTGGAACCCAAGTACATATAACTTCGCTTGGAAGGTAAACtaaaataagcaaataaaacaatgtCAATTTAAATGCCTTTTAATTGTCCACTTAGTTATCAGGTTCTTTAGAGTACTACGCTATTACGAAAATTTCCGCATGCTCATGGTTAATCAATAACCCTCTATTATTATCTATGAGCATGtagtggtaaattttgaatgCGTAAAGAAGTTCacgtatttttattaatgattGGTACTCTTTAATTTGGTCACTGCCATTTATAGCCTCACTCAGCAAgataaatttttattgctttgcaCACCTCGTGGTAAAgagaaaaaactaaatgtatatatttgcataattaacGCTTAGcacaattatttatgtatttttaaggacaaaaaataataatcaagaGAGTTAAAGTAACTCAATTAATGATACTCAACTCGATTTTTATCCAGGTGGCCACCTGGTTGATTATTGAGCTACTCATCTCTAACGATGTTCTGATGTTCTGACTGACTGCTTGGTGATCAACGAGCCGAGACTTGCCATTAAGAAGGACTTAagcaaaatttttaattatttcgtgcatgtatgtgtttatttaCACGGTTGCAAGAGTCAGAATAGATCATCAGACAAAAATATTCAACCGCGAGCTCTTGGCATTAAGGCTTCACGATTGAAAGAAGCAGAGCCAACAGTATAATTAGAGCACCTGTTTGAAGCGCAGGCCACATGTGAGAGGAAGCGAGATGGCAGAGTAAAGAGTGATCACATCTGCTGGACCAACAGCTACGATTGAAAGAAGAAGAGTCAACAGTATAAATGGAGCAGCGCTTTGCAGTTGGACTTCAGTTGACGTTGCAAGCTGCTCCGGCAAGGTGCAgcaaattcatatttatttacgtGTTCAAAAGAATGTAAGATGATCACATGTGAGAGGAAGAGAGATGGCAGTGCCGGAAAGTACTAATTAGCAGGGTAATTACATCTGCTGGACCAACAAGAACATTTGTTAATTGTGATCAATTCGCAAACAACAAGTAGTTGTATAGGGATTATTAAGGTGAGTACACAAAAGCATTTTTAAGTACCCTTTTTccataaattttgacccagagcaagatttagatgccaaagtGATCAagaggacaaaaaaaaatgtgatctatgtccatataggatatttttGCTCGAACTCAGGCTCGGTTcgatgattttctttaattttttaggtaaatattttcaaatataaaaaacctaaattttgacccaaatcgaccaaaattttggcaaggggttacatcacgttttatatcaaaatcggggtcggttccaaaattaaagcttttttgatgatttttttttaatatctcgggtaaataacgtctgattttcaaacattatacctttttgaatttgtacggatccccaCTATCAATTGGCTTTCAAGCAACATAAAAATCTGTGGGCTTCAAAAAGtcgtggacccaaaaacgattcgtttgtaaagtcaatcatTCTTGATGATTCGTTGGattatctcggccaaataatgtccgatttttaaattttataccattttggactcgtaaggatcagtactatcgactggcatcaaaaaatagaaagtctaaattttgacccaaatcgaccaaaatggcaaggggttacatcacgttttatatcaaaatcggggtcggttccaaaatttaaacttttgtgatgattgttatttgaatatctcgggtaaataacctctgattttcaaacattatacctttttgaatttgtacggatccctactaataattggcattcaagcaacttaaaaatcggtgggtgccaaaaagtcgtggatccaaaaacgattcgtttgtaaagtcaaacctttcttgatgattgtttcgaatatctcggccaaataatgtccgatttttaaattttataccattttggactcgcatGGATCAGTATTATCgtctggcatcaaaaaatagaaaatctaaattttgacccaaatcggccaaaatggcaaggggttacatcacggttttttatcaaaatcggggtcggctcgaaaattaaaactttattgataatttttttttaatatctcgggtaaaatccgtctgattttcaaatattatgccgtttttaatttgtacggatccgtactatcaattgccattaaaacaaattaaaaattggtggcttacaaaaagtcgtggatccaaaaacgattcgtttgtaaagtcaaacctttcttgatgattgtttggaatatctcggccaaataatgtccgatttttaaattttatatcattttggactcgtaaggatcagtactatcgactggcatcaaaaaatagaaaatctaaatgttGACCCTAATCGACcaaaatagcaaggggttacattacgttttatatcaaaatcggggtcggttccaaaatttaaacttttgtgatgattgttatttgaatatctcgggtaaataacctctgattttcaaacattatacctttttgaatttgtacggatccctactaataattggcattcaagcaacttaaaaatcggtgggtgtcaaaaagtcgtggacccaaaaacgattcgtttgtaaagtcaatcatTCTTGATGATTCGTTGGattatctcggccaaataatgtccgatttttaaattttataccattttggactcgtaaggatcagtactatcgactggcatcaaaaaatagaaagtctaaattttgacccaaatcgaccaaaatggcaaggggttacatcacgttttatatcaaaatcggggtcggttccaaaatttaaacttttgtgatgattgttatttgaatatctcgggtaaataacctctgattttcaaacattatacctttttgaatttgtacggatccctactaataattggcattcaagcaacttaaaaatcggtgggtgccaaaaagtcgtggatccaaaaacgattcgtttgtaaagtcaaacctttcttgatgattgtttcgaatatctcggccaaataatgtccgatttttaaattttataccattttggactcgcatGGATCAGTATTATCgtctggcatcaaaaaatagaaaatctaaattttgacccaaatcggccaaaatggcaaggggttacatcacggttttttatcaaaatcggggtcggctcgaaaattaaaactttattgataatttttttttaatatctcgggtaaaatccgtctgattttcaaatattatgccgtttttaatttgtacggatccgtactatcaattgccattaaaacaaattaaaaattggtggcttacaaaaagtcgtggatccaaaaacgattcgtttgtaaagtcaaacctttcttgatgattgtttggaatatctcggccaaataatgtccgatttttaaattttatatcattttggactcgtaaggatcagtactatcgactggcatcaaaaaatagaaaatctaaatgttGACCCTAATCGACcaaaatagcaaggggttacattacgttttatatcaaaatcggggtcggttccaaaatttaaacttttgtgatgattgttatttgaatatctcgggtaaataacctctgattttcaaacattatacctttttgaatttgtacggatccctactaataattggcattcaagcaacttaaaaatcggtgggtgtcaaaaagtcgtggatccaaaaacgattcgtttgtaaagtcaaacctttcttgatgattgtttggaatatcttggccaaataatgtccgatttttaaattttataccgttttggactcgtaaggatcagtactatcgactggcatcaaaaaaaagaaaatctaaattttgacccaaatcgaccaaaatggcaaggggttacatcacgttttatatcaaaatcggggtcggctcgaaaattaaagcttttttgataactttttttgaatatctcgggtaaaatccgtctgattttgaaatattatgccgtttttaatttgtacggatccgtactatcaattggcattaaaacaaattaaaaattggtggcttacaaaaagtcgtggttccaaaaacgattcgtttgtaaagtgaaacctttcttgataattgtttggaatatctcggccaaataatgtccgatttttaaattttataccattttggactcgtaaggatcagtactatcgactggcatcaaaaaatagaaaatctaaattttgacccaaatcggccaaaatggcaaggggttacatcacgttttatataaaaatcggggtcggttccaaaattaaagcttttttatttatttatttatttatttatttattaatggtcgacaaaacgagtgtcttcctcattattcaaaattgtacaatataattatatgctaaaagcctagttaaaggatacaattttctaaatagcatcaccgaccgatggaggtgttttatttgccagtccggccagctgtgccccttttcacagctaattttgtcagtgacgctattagagcctacatctaagcagaaggttgtaagtaggaaaaaagtgatctcaagtgaaattaaaaataatcttaatttgctatattaataaagaaaatacaataaataggaaaaaagaaagtaagaaaattgttaataaagtaaagcaatgtaagttagataaagagtgttaagtggataggacaaagagaaaagtaatgggaaatcgccgacacggtgggggaaaatttttcagcctgtccggctagctatgcccctgctcatagctgggaatggtcagcgacttcccgaaggtatcctgaaagcaacgattttattaggggtagagacagttcggtagagaaaacgtgatgtaaactattataatttttacatagcacgcgaaaagaattgtgcatagcgtaatcagttgtgcacgtagatagtaataaggggcgataatttctggttggtctagccggaacagagaattgaagacgccctagcagaaaaggagaatcaatgtcgccaataatcaacttatgtagaaggacaacaccgagaattgtcctacggttgattaacgacggaaggttgagaagaagcagtctgctggagtaggacggcaaccgaagattagggtcccaatttaaacctcgtaaggcaaaaagcagaaattgcttctgaacagattcaatacgatcctggctgttgatatactgtggagaccagatgcaagagcagtattcaaggatagggcgaacaagagagatgtacagaagttttgttataaaaggatcgttaaactctttagaccatcgtttaatgaatccaagtacaccttttgcctcattaacaatggtatctatatgaagattgaaacagagtttagaatcaaaaataacgcctagatccttaactgttagtatacgttgcaaagggatattgtcgattgtataactgacaagataaggtgtagtacgattaaaagtcataaacatacactttgaacaatttagatgcaattgattggccgaacaccaaagttgcatagcgttcaaatcgtcttgtagacgagaatgatgtagggggttggtgtatgatagaaaaagtttgacatcgtccgcatacatgagtacacgagcatgtgatataacagagggaagatcatttataaaaagtgtaaagagtaaaggtccaagatgactaccttgaggaacaccagaagtaacgtgaacccttttagaggtagtcaacctcagtattactctttgggtcctaccttttaaataagaattaatccaaagtaaaagggacagagggaaacctattcggtcaagtttaaaaagtaaaatgtcatggttcacagagtcaaacgccttactgaagtcagtgtaaatgacatcagtttgcattttcgaaaggaaagcatcatttaccaacgAAGTAAACTctagcagattggtcgtagttgaccgattctttacgaatccatgttgaacaggggaaacaactgatttgcagaaatgctgcaaattcgaagtgattattttttcaaataatttaggaatagcagacagttttgcaatgcccctgtaattttgtatatcagacttcccacctttcttgtgaagaggaatgatataagattctttccaaagagatggaaagacagaagtttcaagggatagattaaaaagctttagcaatggatagaaaagggaagaactacactccttgagtagacaactaggaatattgtccggcccaggagagtaagaagattttagagagtttatagctaatagctAAGAGTTATAGCTAATAGTTTATAGCTAATTAGTTATAACTAATTTgatgatttattttgaatatctcgggtaaaaaccgtctgattttcaaatataatgccgtttttaatttgtacggatccctactaataattggcattcaagcaacttaaaaatcggtgggtgtcaaaaagtcgtggatccaaaaacgattcgtttgtaaagtcaaacctttcttgatgattgtttggaatatatcggccaaataatgtcagatttttaaattttataccgttttggactcgtaaggatcagtactatcgactggcatcaataaatagaaaatctaaattttgacccaaatcgaccaaaatggcaaggggttacatcacgttttttatcaaaatcggggtcggttcgaaaattaaaacttttttgatgatttttatttgaatatctcgggtaaataacctctgattttcaaatattatacctttttgaatttgtacggatcccttctaataattggcattcaagcaacttAAAAATCGGTGGGTGTCAAAAAGTCGTagatccaaaaacgattcgtttgtaaagtcaaacctttcttgatgattgtttggaatatatcggccaaataatgtcagatttttaaattttataccattttggactcgtaaggatcagaactatcgactggcatcaataaatagaaaatctaaattttgacccaaatcgaccaaaatggcaaggggttacatcacgttttatataaaaatcggggtcggttccaaaattaaagcttttttgatgatttttttttgaatatctcgggtaaaatccgtctgattttcaaatattatgccgtttttaatttgtacggatccgtactatcaattggcattaaaacaaattaaaaattggtggcttacaaaaagtcgtggatccaaaaacgattcgtttgtaaagtcaaacctttcttgatgattctttggaatatctcggccaaataatgtccgatatttaaattttatagcattttggactcgtaaggatcagtactatcgactggcatcaaaaaatagaaaatctaaattttgacccaaatcgaccaaaatggcaaggggttacatcacgttttatataaaaatcggggtcggttccaaaattaaagcttttttgatgattttttttttaatatctcgggtaaaaaccgtctgattttcaaatataatgccgtttttaatttgtacggatccgtactatcaattggcattaaaacaaattaaaaatttagtggcttacaaaaagtcgtggatccaaaaacgattcgtttgtaaagtcaaacctttcttgatgattgtttggaatatctcggccaaataatgtccgatttttaaattttatatcattttggactcgtaaggatcagtactatcgactggcatcaaaaaatagaaaatctaaattttgaccctaATCGACcaaaatagcaaggggttacattacgttttatatcaaaatcggggtcggttccaaaatttaaacttttgtgatgattgttatttgaatatctcgggtaaataacctctgattttcaaacattatacctttttgaatttgtacggatccctactaataattggcattcaagcaacttaaaaatcggtgggtgtcaaaaagtcgtggatccaaaaacgattcgtttgtaaagtcaaacctttcttgatgattgtttggaatatatcggccaaataatgtcagatttttaaattttataccgttttggactcgtaaggatcagtactagcatcaaaaaatagaaaatctaaattttgacccaagtcgaccaaaatggcaaggggttacatcacgttttatatcaaaatcggggtcggctcgaaaattaaagcttttttgataactttttttgaatatctcgggtaaaatccgtctgattttgaaatattatgccgtttttaatttgtacggatccgtactatcaattggcattaaaacaaattaaaaattggtggcttacaaaaagtcgtggatccaaaaacgattcatttgtaaagtgaaacctttcttgatgattgtttggaatatctcggccaaataatgtccgatttttaaatttaataccattttggactcgtaaggatcagtactatcgactggcatcaaaaaatataaaatctaaattttgaccctaATCGACcaaaatagcaaggggttacatcacgttttatataaaaatcggggtcggttccaaaattaaagcttttttgatgattttttttttaatatctcgggtaaaaaccgtctgattttcaaatataatgccgtttttaatttgtacggatccctactaataattggcattcaagcaacttaaaaatcggtgggtgtcaaaaagtcg is a window encoding:
- the LOC6635618 gene encoding zinc carboxypeptidase, with product MRLYALCAVIFFVATTNAASLFQKPEIEQKVRYDNYKVFKIKYETAMQRQKLLDLTKIYQSFRLWHEDSSECYLMVTPNALPLFEETLKISNASAEILISNVQDLIDQENEADTRASDKFGWTRYNSLAEIDAWLDEILAVYPVVTEGFVIGKSYEGRDIRGIKISYKSGNPGVFIESNIHAREWITSATATWLINELLSSSDDLVRDLAESHDWYIVPVLNVDGFVYTHEKDRLWRKTRQPSNISQCIGVDPNRNYDSHWMENGGASSDPCNEAYAGPYAFSEPETKALSDFVASIKDKLNIMIAFHSYSQLLLSPYGHTKDEVPENYDDLMQVAKAYSDTVKDLPYGTVYRYGSSAGILYPASGTTSDWAYNEQDVKISYTIEFRDTGNFGFVLPPAFIIPNAEEALVGIISLLAESKKLGYLEPKYI